One Deltaproteobacteria bacterium genomic window carries:
- a CDS encoding GIY-YIG nuclease family protein, translating to MKNFYVYILCSKRNGTLYAGLTSNLAKRTYEHKNNQVDGFTKTYGVHRLVWYEMHETWEGAVKREKQLKRWKRAYKLRLIEESNPEWKDLYEDICR from the coding sequence TTGAAGAATTTTTACGTATATATTCTTTGCAGTAAACGCAACGGCACTTTGTATGCAGGGTTGACCTCTAACCTTGCAAAAAGAACGTATGAGCACAAAAATAATCAGGTAGACGGTTTTACAAAAACATACGGCGTTCATCGTCTTGTCTGGTACGAAATGCACGAAACATGGGAAGGCGCCGTTAAAAGGGAAAAACAGTTGAAGCGGTGGAAGAGGGCGTATAAATTGCGCCTTATAGAAGAAAGCAATCCGGAGTGGAAGGATTTGTACGAGGACATTTGCAGGTAG